GGTTGTGCCAGAACCGGAAAAAGGGTCCAAAACAACTATGTCTGGGCCGGATTTACCATAAGCATCAATACACCTTAAGGGTAATTCTTCGGGAAATCTTGAAAAATGAGAGCGCCCAGAAATTTTCTCATTTGAAAATGTCCATACACTTTTAACCGGAGGTTTTATTTTAAAATTATGGTTCTTTTCGCTTTTAACTAAAAGATATATAGACTCATGTTTTCTGTGAGGCCGTCTACATCTCCCTTCTGGCATCGGATTTTTTTTGTCCCAAATTACTTCACCTCTAAATATATATCCGACATCACATAATCCTATTATCAATCTATATGGTAATGCCAGCAGGTTTCCATATGTTAACCACGGTGCACCCTTATCTATAAATGCTTTTCTTTTAGCCCGTGGCTTTATATAAGCAGAATTATTTTCTGCAAGGCCGTTTTGATTTTCTCCTAATGTACTATAATTTCTATCATCAATACGCCAATTCACGGGTGTATTATATGCGTCACCGATGTTTATCCATACAGCTCCAGTTTCCTTCATTTTGGGCAATAATAATTCGAATATCCTGATTAAAACTTTTATATATTCTCTCGGATCATCTTCTGTCCCCATTCCTTTTG
The sequence above is drawn from the Desulfatibacillum aliphaticivorans DSM 15576 genome and encodes:
- a CDS encoding DNA-methyltransferase; amino-acid sequence: MDVEKIGPFHVNSVTEGDCFELIKELPNESIDIVVTSPPYWGQRMSKGMGTEDDPREYIKVLIRIFELLLPKMKETGAVWINIGDAYNTPVNWRIDDRNYSTLGENQNGLAENNSAYIKPRAKRKAFIDKGAPWLTYGNLLALPYRLIIGLCDVGYIFRGEVIWDKKNPMPEGRCRRPHRKHESIYLLVKSEKNHNFKIKPPVKSVWTFSNEKISGRSHFSRFPEELPLRCIDAYGKSGPDIVVLDPFSGSGTT